Within the Apostichopus japonicus isolate 1M-3 chromosome 6, ASM3797524v1, whole genome shotgun sequence genome, the region tacacaaatatttctatattaatacatatatctatatatatgtatattatagggGATAACGCAGAAGGCTTTGGTAatcattgtaccatggaatttGTCACAGCAAATTGGAGTCGGTACCTTCATCCTAGCTTGAAAAGCACAGCGACGAGTCTATACAAATTTGGGTTTATTCTGTTACTTTCTTTCAGTTGTTTGGCACAGACAGATTCCACTATGTGTAACCCGGATTCAGCATTACAAATTCGCGATAAATTTCAAAACTCTGAGTTGGTCGTCCGAGGTAAAATAATGGAGATAGGAAATTCAGGGAACACATTCACCGTGAAAGTAATCAACGTTTATAAAGGAGACGATTCATACGAGGGTGAAAATGTGAACATTTTAAATATTCCTTCATCGGGGCCCGATGGCTTATTATATCTATCAGCTGAATCCCCAGTGTGTATGTCGTCTGCTGTACTCCGTCAAAAATACATTCTTTATCTCGAAAGACAAAGTCCAAATGCAGATAGTGGTTATTATTTAATCTATCAAGGAGATTTAGCTACCAAGAGTGCATCGAGGACAATGAGACAACTAGAAGAGGAGTTAGTTACAGAAAATAACGAATTCTGTAAGTATACATTGATCACACTTCAaaagttcttctttttttccttttttcctttttttttacaatcaaGAACGTTATTATGACTTTAGGGTGAATGGTGATGAATGGTGGTAAATTGGTAATCAATTCAACTAAACGTGTAAATAACATATCGTcaaaggatatatgacgtcgaAATCAAAATCACCGTATATGCGTAGCGTGTACATAAAGAGCACacgtatatatgtaaattagagTTATATTGTATATGTCATTCCTAAcctatacataggcctatataggctacataccaatgtttgtgtatgtgtgcgtg harbors:
- the LOC139968850 gene encoding uncharacterized protein isoform X1, whose translation is MYIIGDNAEGFGNHCTMEFVTANWSRYLHPSLKSTATSLYKFGFILLLSFSCLAQTDSTMCNPDSALQIRDKFQNSELVVRGKIMEIGNSGNTFTVKVINVYKGDDSYEGENVNILNIPSSGPDGLLYLSAESPVCMSSAVLRQKYILYLERQSPNADSGYYLIYQGDLATKSASRTMRQLEEELVTENNEFFTTMAMDTQSDADHYSPCSAHAQAYYCQHGGTCIHIIELNQDSCECPDQYWGKRCELFMYQTGQNNSGDPTPFVILGCMFAFIFFLCVIVVVLYLRKGKTVKGSSRLSGDVESLDQETFSIDSNQNTKTQEQSRQEGNDTTKPNSISNNEMENVGAEKYEVCETSPLTSDCHTTSSPVSSGTLNSKESTV